One region of Opitutaceae bacterium genomic DNA includes:
- the maf gene encoding septum formation protein Maf, giving the protein MAARPSLLLASASPRRRELLRTLGLAFEVVTAAVKEDEAPGTLPREMVSGNAALKADWVAERHPAAVVLGADTTVALDDEALNKPADHAAAAHMLRRLSGRTHRVFTGVALRHRERGLRLDDVAVAEVTFRPLSDADIEAYLGRVHVLDKAGAYGIQEYGDMLVARHTGELSTIVGLPMSLTKQFLTRAGLLG; this is encoded by the coding sequence GTGGCAGCCCGACCGTCATTGCTGCTCGCATCCGCGTCCCCGCGCCGCCGCGAGCTCCTGCGCACGCTGGGGCTGGCATTTGAAGTTGTGACCGCCGCGGTGAAGGAGGACGAGGCTCCCGGGACCCTTCCACGCGAGATGGTGAGCGGCAACGCCGCGCTCAAGGCTGACTGGGTGGCGGAGCGCCATCCCGCGGCGGTGGTGCTGGGCGCCGACACCACCGTTGCGCTTGATGACGAGGCGCTCAACAAGCCCGCCGATCATGCGGCTGCCGCGCACATGTTGCGGCGCCTTTCCGGCAGGACTCATCGCGTGTTCACCGGCGTCGCCCTGCGCCACCGCGAACGGGGATTGCGGCTCGATGACGTGGCGGTGGCCGAGGTGACCTTCAGGCCGCTTTCCGACGCGGACATCGAGGCCTACCTGGGTCGCGTGCATGTGCTCGACAAGGCGGGAGCCTATGGGATTCAGGAGTATGGGGACATGCTGGTGGCGCGCCACACCGGGGAACTGAGCACGATTGTGGGCCTGCCGATGTCACTCACGAAACAATTTTTGACCCGTGCCGGTCTTCTGGGGTAG
- a CDS encoding SDR family oxidoreductase: MGRKIVITGVTRGLGRALAEEFIARGHTVFGCGRGGEGIFDLRLAHAAPHSFQVVDVANDVKVGIWAADVLGGHGAPDLLINNAALMNQPKPLWEEEDRTFTQLVDVNLRGVANVIRHFVPAMVKAGRGVIVNFSSGWGRSVSAGVAPYCMSKWGVEGLTKALAEDLPAGMAAVPLSPGVIDTDMLRVAWGGGAAAHPKPDAWAKKAVPFLLALGPKDSGRSLSIGGVSE, from the coding sequence ATGGGAAGAAAAATTGTCATCACCGGAGTCACCCGCGGGCTTGGACGCGCGCTCGCCGAGGAGTTCATTGCACGCGGCCACACCGTCTTTGGATGCGGCAGGGGAGGCGAGGGCATCTTCGATCTTCGCCTTGCGCACGCGGCGCCGCACAGTTTCCAGGTGGTCGACGTCGCGAACGACGTCAAGGTGGGCATCTGGGCCGCGGACGTTCTTGGCGGGCATGGCGCGCCCGATCTGCTGATCAACAATGCGGCGCTGATGAACCAGCCGAAGCCCCTCTGGGAGGAGGAGGACCGGACCTTCACGCAGCTCGTCGATGTGAATCTGCGGGGCGTTGCGAATGTGATCAGGCATTTTGTGCCCGCGATGGTGAAGGCGGGCAGGGGTGTCATCGTGAATTTCTCATCAGGCTGGGGGCGGAGCGTGTCGGCGGGCGTCGCCCCCTACTGCATGAGCAAATGGGGCGTTGAGGGGCTGACCAAGGCGCTCGCCGAGGACCTGCCTGCGGGCATGGCTGCGGTTCCCCTGAGCCCGGGCGTGATCGACACCGACATGCTTCGCGTGGCGTGGGGCGGCGGCGCGGCCGCGCATCCCAAGCCCGATGCGTGGGCGAAGAAGGCGGTGCCGTTCCTGCTGGCGCTCGGTCCGAAGGACAGCGGGCGCTCCCTGTCGATCGGTGGCGTATCGGAATAG
- a CDS encoding biopolymer transporter ExbD — MSIVSRRPRRRPELPLVPLIDVLVMLVLFAYVTMQARSGAQLNINVPKVDTAGKNEFAGKVTIGVDKDGRISFNGKLVSFQDLHGLLEEVKRINKDTSVLVRADEVTQFKKVTEVWDACRKLGLNKVVMQVRQ, encoded by the coding sequence ATGAGCATAGTCAGCCGACGCCCGCGACGGCGCCCCGAACTGCCGCTCGTGCCGCTGATCGACGTGCTCGTGATGCTCGTGCTTTTTGCCTACGTCACCATGCAGGCTCGGTCCGGCGCGCAGTTGAACATCAACGTGCCCAAGGTCGACACTGCGGGAAAAAACGAGTTTGCCGGCAAGGTCACCATCGGCGTCGACAAGGACGGACGCATCAGCTTCAACGGAAAGCTTGTTTCGTTCCAGGATCTGCACGGGCTCCTTGAGGAGGTGAAGCGGATCAACAAGGACACGTCGGTCCTGGTCCGGGCGGACGAGGTGACGCAGTTCAAGAAGGTGACCGAGGTCTGGGATGCGTGCCGCAAGCTCGGCTTGAACAAGGTCGTGATGCAGGTGAGGCAATAG
- a CDS encoding MotA/TolQ/ExbB proton channel family protein, with product MFLATTIDLGRVLREAGLLIYPLGLCSAAAVYIIIERMISLRRAVVIPDELAEAVIEGQVPPVEKRSTLGRILTFAGRHTGDVEATKAYARLEVIKLERGISYLDTIYAAAPLIGLIGTVTGLLGAFSVVDPDTKMPDPVKFTESVGYALSATILGLTIALPALLGSTFLQRIVDKRGAQLDVLLERLLAQQAQDGEVRAEASTR from the coding sequence ATGTTTCTTGCCACAACCATTGACTTGGGACGCGTCCTTCGCGAGGCGGGTCTGCTCATCTATCCGCTCGGGCTCTGTTCCGCCGCCGCGGTCTACATCATCATTGAGCGCATGATCTCCCTCCGGCGCGCGGTGGTCATCCCCGACGAGCTGGCGGAGGCTGTCATTGAGGGGCAGGTTCCCCCGGTGGAGAAGCGATCGACTCTTGGACGCATCCTCACGTTTGCCGGTCGTCACACGGGTGATGTTGAGGCCACAAAAGCCTACGCCAGGCTTGAGGTGATCAAGTTGGAGAGGGGCATCAGCTATCTGGATACCATTTATGCGGCCGCGCCGCTCATCGGCCTCATTGGAACGGTGACCGGCCTGCTTGGCGCGTTTTCCGTGGTGGATCCCGACACAAAGATGCCGGACCCGGTGAAATTCACCGAGAGCGTCGGCTATGCCCTTTCCGCCACAATCCTTGGCCTCACCATCGCGCTTCCAGCTCTCCTCGGAAGCACGTTTCTCCAGCGCATCGTGGACAAGCGCGGCGCGCAGTTGGACGTGCTGCTCGAGCGCCTCCTTGCGCAGCAGGCTCAGGACGGCGAGGTCAGGGCGGAAGCGTCCACGCGATGA
- the leuD gene encoding 3-isopropylmalate dehydratase small subunit, which produces MSLAKISLVAGRAVTVHGNDIDTDRIIPARFMKCVTFDGLGEFLFYDVRKNADGSDRSHPLNDPRFKGATILISGANFGCGSSREHAPQAIQKYGFKAIVAENFAEIFFGNCTTLGIPCLSASRDDIAVLSAAVESNPAVEVTLDLVKQEIRFGGRTIKATMRESAHDALVNGRWDAIGELLEGRAAVAEKAKSLPYLAA; this is translated from the coding sequence ATGTCACTTGCAAAAATATCCCTCGTCGCCGGTCGCGCTGTCACCGTTCATGGAAACGACATCGATACGGATCGCATCATTCCCGCGCGCTTCATGAAGTGCGTCACCTTTGACGGACTCGGCGAGTTCCTCTTTTACGACGTGCGCAAAAACGCCGACGGTTCGGATCGCAGCCATCCGCTGAACGACCCGCGCTTCAAAGGAGCGACCATTCTGATTTCCGGCGCCAATTTCGGCTGCGGCTCCTCCCGGGAACACGCTCCCCAGGCCATTCAGAAGTACGGCTTCAAGGCGATCGTGGCCGAAAATTTCGCCGAGATCTTCTTTGGCAACTGCACAACGCTCGGGATTCCATGCCTGTCGGCGTCACGCGACGACATCGCCGTCCTTTCGGCGGCCGTGGAGTCAAATCCGGCTGTCGAAGTCACGCTCGATCTGGTCAAACAGGAGATTCGGTTCGGCGGCCGCACGATCAAGGCGACGATGCGTGAAAGCGCGCATGATGCACTTGTGAACGGGCGATGGGATGCCATTGGCGAACTACTGGAGGGCCGAGCTGCAGTGGCTGAAAAGGCGAAATCGCTGCCCTACCTGGCCGCCTGA
- the leuC gene encoding 3-isopropylmalate dehydratase large subunit has protein sequence MAQSLFQKVWNAHAVRTLANGQTQLLIGTHLIHEVTSPQAFGMLRDLGLKVMMPHRTFATVDHIVPTDQFAEPYRDPLAQAMMDELRRNCAQFGITFFDRSTGKQGIVHIVGPEQGITQPGTTIACGDSHTSTHGAFGAIAFGIGTSQVRDVLATQTMALAPLKVRRIEVNGKLRPGVYAKDVILHIIRVLGVNGGTGYAYEYAGNVFDGFTMEERMTVCNMSIEGGARAGYVNPDETTFAYLKGRPYSPKGAAWDAAVALWKSYASDPGCRYDDVFRIDAAEIAPTVTWGINPGQGISINESIPDPKLAAGADEKASIEEALAYMKLRPGAPIKGTHIDVAFLGSCTNGRLSDFREVARFVKGKKVAAGVKAIAVPGSQIVAIQCEKEGIDKVLSDAGFEWRAAGCSMCLAMNPDKLIGDQVCASSSNRNFKGRQGSVTGRTILMSPLMVAAAAVTGHVADAREVFALNN, from the coding sequence ATGGCTCAATCGCTTTTTCAAAAAGTCTGGAACGCACACGCGGTGCGAACGCTGGCAAACGGCCAGACCCAGTTGTTGATCGGCACGCATCTCATTCATGAGGTGACCAGCCCGCAGGCGTTCGGCATGCTGCGCGACCTCGGGCTGAAGGTCATGATGCCGCACCGCACGTTTGCGACGGTGGACCACATCGTTCCCACGGACCAGTTTGCCGAGCCGTATCGCGATCCGCTCGCGCAGGCGATGATGGATGAGCTTCGCCGCAACTGCGCGCAGTTCGGCATCACGTTTTTCGACCGATCCACCGGCAAGCAGGGCATCGTGCACATCGTGGGTCCCGAGCAGGGGATCACCCAGCCGGGAACGACGATCGCCTGCGGCGACTCCCACACTTCGACCCACGGGGCTTTCGGCGCAATAGCGTTCGGCATCGGCACCAGCCAGGTGCGCGACGTGCTCGCCACGCAGACGATGGCCCTGGCGCCGCTGAAGGTCCGGAGGATCGAGGTGAACGGCAAACTGCGACCGGGCGTTTATGCCAAGGATGTCATTCTTCACATCATCCGCGTGCTCGGAGTGAATGGCGGCACCGGCTACGCGTATGAGTACGCGGGCAACGTGTTCGACGGTTTCACGATGGAGGAGCGCATGACCGTGTGCAACATGTCGATCGAGGGCGGCGCGCGCGCGGGATATGTGAATCCCGATGAAACCACCTTTGCCTATCTGAAGGGGCGGCCGTACTCCCCCAAGGGTGCGGCGTGGGACGCGGCGGTGGCGCTGTGGAAATCCTACGCCTCGGATCCCGGGTGCAGGTACGACGATGTTTTCAGGATCGACGCGGCTGAGATAGCCCCGACCGTCACCTGGGGCATCAATCCGGGCCAGGGCATATCCATCAATGAATCGATTCCGGATCCAAAGCTCGCCGCCGGGGCGGATGAGAAGGCCTCGATCGAGGAGGCGCTCGCCTACATGAAGCTTCGCCCGGGCGCGCCGATCAAGGGGACGCACATCGATGTCGCGTTTCTCGGCTCGTGTACGAATGGACGGCTTTCCGACTTTCGCGAGGTCGCCCGATTTGTGAAGGGGAAAAAGGTCGCCGCGGGCGTGAAGGCCATCGCGGTGCCGGGCTCCCAGATCGTCGCGATCCAGTGCGAAAAGGAGGGCATCGACAAAGTGCTGTCCGATGCGGGCTTCGAATGGCGTGCTGCGGGCTGCTCCATGTGCCTGGCGATGAATCCCGACAAGCTGATCGGCGACCAGGTCTGCGCGAGTTCCTCGAACCGCAACTTCAAGGGCCGGCAGGGCTCCGTCACGGGGCGCACGATCCTGATGAGCCCGCTCATGGTTGCGGCAGCCGCCGTGACCGGTCACGTGGCCGATGCCCGTGAAGTCTTCGCCCTCAACAACTGA
- a CDS encoding LysR family transcriptional regulator, producing the protein MPDKYQFDFELRHLVCFREVARRLHFRRAAEALAVAQPALSRSVMHLEQVLGARLFERTRRGVSLTPAGQALLDRVEPILRSASQLPEQMQAVTLGQTGCVQVAFNGLAMATVLPGILREFHRRHPGVRLELNESPTSSQLTALAAGELGCGFFHPDSATPGLATHLLLRERNGVLLPADHPLAGTPILRLRDLRDTPFVLFPRMHNPGFYDRMLVAFSRAGITPRILEEVWPRANGIGFVRAGMGATFMCPSEVRQLPPDGVRFRTLEGPAPESRLVVGWNAATPVAPALQALIGIAKSFATGAPVSASERTTPQPPGGESPSARRRRKP; encoded by the coding sequence ATGCCGGACAAGTATCAGTTTGATTTTGAGCTTCGACACCTGGTCTGCTTCCGCGAGGTCGCAAGGCGGCTTCATTTTCGCCGGGCCGCCGAGGCGCTGGCCGTGGCCCAGCCCGCGCTCAGCCGGTCCGTGATGCACCTGGAACAGGTCCTCGGGGCAAGGCTGTTCGAGCGCACGCGCCGCGGAGTCAGCCTGACCCCGGCCGGCCAGGCCCTGCTCGATCGCGTCGAGCCGATCCTGCGCTCGGCATCCCAGCTGCCCGAACAGATGCAGGCCGTGACCCTCGGGCAGACGGGCTGTGTTCAGGTCGCCTTCAATGGACTCGCGATGGCGACGGTCCTCCCCGGGATCCTGCGCGAGTTCCATCGCCGCCATCCGGGCGTCCGGCTCGAGCTGAATGAGTCACCGACCTCCTCCCAGCTCACCGCCCTCGCCGCCGGCGAGCTGGGCTGCGGGTTCTTCCATCCCGATTCGGCGACGCCCGGCCTGGCGACCCACCTGCTGCTGCGTGAACGCAACGGCGTGCTGCTGCCCGCCGATCATCCACTTGCAGGGACGCCCATCCTGCGCCTGCGCGACCTCCGAGACACGCCTTTCGTGCTCTTCCCCCGCATGCACAATCCAGGTTTCTATGACCGCATGCTCGTTGCCTTCTCCCGGGCCGGCATCACCCCGCGCATTCTCGAGGAAGTCTGGCCCCGGGCCAACGGCATTGGATTCGTGCGCGCGGGCATGGGTGCGACGTTCATGTGTCCATCCGAGGTCCGCCAACTGCCGCCGGACGGTGTGCGCTTTCGAACGCTTGAGGGTCCCGCCCCCGAAAGCAGGCTCGTCGTGGGATGGAATGCCGCCACCCCGGTTGCCCCCGCCCTTCAAGCCCTGATTGGCATCGCAAAGTCCTTCGCCACGGGCGCACCGGTGTCCGCATCAGAAAGGACGACGCCCCAGCCGCCGGGTGGTGAGTCGCCTAGTGCTCGGCGCCGCCGGAAACCCTGA
- the pcp gene encoding pyroglutamyl-peptidase I, whose protein sequence is MPVVPQKVLVTGFEPFGGNAINPSGEIALAFDGKSIGSARVVGRVLPCEFHKCDRLLPALLKRHRPAAVVCLGLAGGRAGIHVERVAINVDDARIPDNAGIQPIDTPVVAGGPVAYWSTLPLKAIVAALRQAGVTAAVSQTAGTFVCNHVFYLLMHTLATGPARRGVRAGFVHVPWTPEQPAAQDGQPSMALAAQIAAVRSIIATTLTQPELRVSGGAEH, encoded by the coding sequence ATGCCTGTGGTGCCTCAAAAGGTTCTCGTGACGGGGTTCGAGCCCTTTGGCGGAAACGCCATCAATCCCTCCGGGGAGATCGCCCTTGCTTTCGATGGAAAAAGCATCGGGTCGGCGCGGGTTGTGGGCCGTGTGCTGCCCTGTGAGTTTCACAAGTGCGATCGGCTGCTGCCCGCTCTGCTCAAGCGCCATCGTCCGGCCGCGGTCGTGTGCCTTGGGCTGGCAGGGGGGCGTGCGGGCATTCATGTCGAGCGGGTCGCGATCAATGTCGACGATGCGCGCATCCCCGACAATGCCGGTATCCAGCCGATAGATACACCGGTGGTTGCAGGCGGGCCGGTGGCGTACTGGAGCACGCTGCCGCTGAAGGCGATCGTGGCGGCGCTGCGTCAGGCCGGCGTGACCGCCGCGGTGTCGCAGACCGCCGGGACGTTTGTCTGCAACCACGTCTTCTACCTGCTCATGCACACCCTGGCAACAGGACCGGCCCGGCGCGGGGTGCGCGCGGGATTTGTGCACGTGCCCTGGACGCCCGAGCAGCCGGCCGCCCAGGATGGGCAGCCCAGCATGGCGCTTGCGGCGCAGATCGCCGCGGTGCGCAGCATCATTGCCACGACCCTCACCCAGCCGGAGCTCAGGGTTTCCGGCGGCGCCGAGCACTAG
- a CDS encoding LamB/YcsF family protein translates to MASLDLNCDLGEGAGHDEEIMPFITSANIACGAHAGDAATMRRIAALAESHSVAVGAHPGYPDREGFGRRELGLGVDEVAALVRTQIKDLQRIAAVRHVKLHGSLYSRAARDREVARAVAGVVRDCGSHLILFALSGSVQVEEGEAVGLRVAQEVFADRTYQADGSLTQRSKPGAVIEGENEAVAQALAFARTGTVRSVEGKIVSVRADTLCLHGDGRNAPAFARRIRQALAAAGVRPAPVFSSAGDSLQDTRETR, encoded by the coding sequence ATGGCGAGCCTTGATCTGAACTGCGACCTCGGTGAAGGGGCGGGGCATGATGAGGAGATCATGCCGTTCATAACGTCGGCGAACATCGCCTGCGGCGCCCATGCGGGGGACGCCGCCACGATGCGGCGAATTGCCGCCCTGGCTGAAAGCCATAGCGTGGCCGTGGGCGCGCATCCCGGGTATCCGGACCGCGAGGGGTTCGGGCGTCGAGAACTGGGGCTCGGTGTCGATGAGGTGGCGGCTTTGGTGAGAACTCAGATCAAGGATCTTCAGCGGATCGCGGCGGTCCGCCACGTGAAGCTGCATGGAAGCCTGTACTCCCGTGCGGCGCGCGATCGTGAAGTTGCGCGGGCGGTGGCCGGGGTCGTCAGGGACTGCGGTTCGCATCTGATCCTGTTTGCGCTGTCGGGAAGCGTTCAGGTGGAGGAGGGCGAGGCCGTCGGCCTCAGGGTTGCGCAGGAGGTGTTTGCCGATCGCACGTACCAGGCCGACGGCTCGCTGACTCAGCGGTCCAAACCCGGAGCAGTGATTGAAGGCGAGAACGAGGCAGTCGCGCAGGCTCTGGCTTTCGCAAGGACGGGCACCGTACGTTCGGTCGAAGGAAAGATTGTGAGCGTGCGCGCCGACACCCTCTGCCTGCACGGTGACGGCCGCAATGCGCCGGCCTTTGCGCGAAGAATCCGACAGGCGCTTGCCGCGGCGGGCGTCCGTCCGGCACCTGTGTTTTCCAGCGCGGGCGATTCGTTGCAGGACACCCGGGAGACGCGATGA
- a CDS encoding biotin-dependent carboxyltransferase, whose product MIEVVRAGILTTVQDLGRPGWRASGVPLGGALDSMALRVANAVVGNEDSAAGLECTVRGPVLRFLSPARIAVAGAGVEGVAGRRVLDIEAGAEVSLEGIVRGGRVCLAVAGGIDVPLVMGSRSTHLAGGFGGHEGRALRAGDRLAIGRGGSPASRTHERWSVSPEMVPDVNDDTQVFRVLAGPQHDWFDDAARRTFWEGPFAVTAMSDRMGLRLSGQAVPRSESREMISAPIALGSVQVPPDGQPIVLLADCQTLGGYAQIAVVISADIPRLARLRPGQWVRFEQVSLVEAQYHRRAMDTAYAALRAGLAEKTMHHGEP is encoded by the coding sequence ATGATCGAGGTCGTGCGAGCTGGCATCCTGACAACCGTCCAGGACCTGGGAAGGCCGGGCTGGCGCGCATCGGGCGTCCCTCTTGGCGGGGCGCTGGATTCAATGGCGCTGCGTGTGGCGAATGCGGTCGTCGGCAACGAGGATTCCGCCGCGGGACTCGAGTGCACGGTGCGGGGTCCGGTTCTGCGATTCCTGTCACCGGCGCGCATCGCCGTGGCCGGTGCCGGGGTCGAGGGGGTGGCGGGACGCCGTGTCCTGGACATTGAGGCAGGAGCGGAGGTGTCGTTGGAAGGCATCGTGCGTGGCGGACGCGTTTGCCTGGCGGTTGCCGGAGGCATCGACGTGCCGCTTGTGATGGGAAGCCGGTCCACCCACCTGGCAGGTGGATTCGGCGGGCATGAGGGCCGTGCGTTGAGGGCGGGCGACAGGCTTGCGATCGGACGCGGTGGAAGCCCGGCATCGCGCACGCATGAGCGATGGTCGGTGTCTCCCGAAATGGTGCCCGACGTGAACGATGACACGCAGGTCTTTCGCGTGCTCGCGGGGCCGCAGCATGACTGGTTCGATGATGCCGCAAGGCGGACCTTCTGGGAGGGGCCGTTTGCGGTGACGGCGATGTCGGATCGCATGGGATTGCGTCTCAGCGGCCAGGCGGTTCCCCGCAGCGAATCGCGGGAGATGATTTCGGCTCCGATCGCACTGGGTTCGGTGCAGGTGCCGCCCGACGGCCAGCCGATCGTGCTGCTCGCGGACTGCCAGACACTGGGCGGGTACGCGCAGATTGCCGTGGTGATTTCAGCGGACATCCCGCGACTCGCGCGACTGCGTCCGGGCCAGTGGGTGCGGTTTGAGCAGGTCTCCCTTGTGGAGGCGCAGTATCATCGCAGAGCGATGGACACCGCCTATGCGGCGCTTCGGGCGGGGCTGGCTGAGAAGACGATGCACCATGGCGAGCCTTGA
- the pxpB gene encoding 5-oxoprolinase subunit PxpB has product MDEVADDAAALKVLRLVAALKTLYLPGVLDIVPAFSTLAVHFDPNGVGGADPFVRVTEWIATAAAVSVPPDVQRGRMFAIPVCYDEACAPDLREVAQRLGMRPDTLIARHGEIDFRVGAIGFSPGFPYLLGLPSDMQVPRRETPRTRVPAGSVALGGIFSGIYPSDTPGGWNLIGRTACVLFDPRRAEPCLLRAGDHVRFVPAATLEETAVPA; this is encoded by the coding sequence ATGGATGAAGTCGCTGACGATGCCGCGGCGTTGAAGGTCCTGCGGCTGGTGGCGGCGCTGAAAACGCTCTATCTGCCGGGAGTGCTGGACATCGTGCCGGCGTTTTCAACGCTTGCCGTGCATTTTGATCCAAACGGCGTGGGCGGGGCTGATCCCTTCGTGCGGGTGACTGAGTGGATTGCGACCGCGGCGGCCGTCAGCGTGCCGCCCGATGTCCAGCGTGGACGCATGTTTGCGATCCCGGTGTGTTACGATGAAGCCTGCGCTCCCGACCTGAGGGAGGTTGCGCAAAGACTCGGGATGCGGCCGGACACCCTGATCGCGCGCCACGGCGAAATCGACTTCCGGGTGGGAGCGATCGGATTTTCGCCGGGGTTTCCCTATCTGCTTGGCCTGCCTTCGGACATGCAGGTGCCGCGCCGGGAGACTCCGCGCACGCGTGTTCCGGCGGGGAGCGTCGCCCTTGGCGGAATTTTTTCGGGTATCTATCCTTCGGATACACCCGGTGGATGGAACCTGATCGGGCGCACCGCCTGCGTGCTGTTCGATCCCCGCCGCGCGGAGCCGTGCCTCCTGCGGGCAGGCGATCATGTGCGGTTTGTCCCGGCTGCAACGCTGGAGGAAACGGCGGTGCCGGCATGA
- a CDS encoding cytochrome c biogenesis protein ResB: MSETRRAFVTFLTSLKLTVVLLALSIILVFWATLAQVKLGIWGVQQEFFRTFFVLGKIPGTEIPIPLFPGGYTLGGFLLVNLIAAHVHRFKFTWRKSGIILTHLGLILLLIGELATSLWQKEFMLRLDEGQTRSYAESIRETELAIVDATDPQWDDVVAIPTDRLQSPGGIQHPKLPFKVVTRAYYPNAFVDIPSGAGAPARPSTVPNQATRDIGTRSIVRPQPVTYREDQRNWPTAYVELIGSEGSLGTWLLSAILINAQTFDYAGRTWTMQIRPERKYFPFSLKLLDFSHDRYAGTEIARNFSSRVHLHTDDGREDRDVLIYMNNPLRFAGMTFYQASFENDDKTTILQVVRNPGWLVPYIACVAMALGMVIQFTFHLVAFARKRSTAPSPSGTRAAPSAIR; encoded by the coding sequence ATGAGCGAAACACGCCGCGCGTTTGTCACGTTCTTAACTTCGCTCAAGCTGACGGTGGTCCTGCTCGCGCTCTCGATCATCCTGGTTTTCTGGGCCACGCTCGCGCAGGTGAAGCTGGGCATCTGGGGAGTGCAGCAGGAGTTTTTCCGGACATTCTTTGTCCTCGGGAAAATCCCCGGGACCGAAATCCCGATTCCTCTTTTTCCCGGCGGCTACACCCTCGGCGGATTCCTGCTTGTGAATCTGATCGCCGCCCACGTCCACCGGTTCAAGTTCACCTGGAGAAAGTCCGGTATCATTCTCACCCATCTCGGTCTGATCCTTCTCCTCATCGGCGAACTGGCCACGAGCCTCTGGCAGAAGGAGTTCATGCTGCGTCTCGACGAGGGACAGACCCGCAGCTACGCGGAGTCCATTCGCGAGACCGAACTGGCGATCGTCGATGCAACGGACCCCCAGTGGGACGATGTCGTCGCCATTCCCACGGATCGCCTGCAGTCACCCGGTGGGATCCAGCACCCGAAACTGCCGTTCAAGGTGGTGACCCGCGCCTACTATCCGAACGCCTTCGTCGACATCCCCTCCGGGGCTGGCGCCCCAGCCCGGCCATCCACCGTGCCCAATCAGGCCACACGCGACATCGGCACCCGCTCGATTGTCCGCCCGCAGCCCGTCACCTATCGTGAGGACCAGCGGAACTGGCCCACCGCCTACGTCGAGCTGATCGGATCCGAGGGATCGCTCGGGACATGGCTGCTCTCGGCCATCCTGATCAATGCCCAGACCTTCGACTACGCCGGACGCACCTGGACAATGCAGATCCGCCCCGAGCGGAAGTACTTTCCGTTTTCGCTCAAGCTGCTCGATTTCAGCCACGACCGCTACGCCGGCACCGAAATCGCCAGAAATTTCTCCAGCCGCGTGCACCTGCACACCGACGACGGCCGCGAGGACCGCGATGTGCTGATCTACATGAACAATCCGCTGCGCTTCGCGGGCATGACATTCTATCAGGCCAGCTTCGAAAACGACGACAAGACCACGATCCTCCAGGTCGTGCGCAATCCCGGCTGGCTCGTTCCGTACATTGCCTGCGTCGCCATGGCCCTCGGCATGGTGATTCAGTTCACCTTCCATCTCGTCGCCTTCGCGCGCAAACGCTCCACCGCACCCTCTCCCTCCGGCACCCGCGCGGCGCCCTCGGCCATCCGCTGA